The Nitrospira tepida genome includes a window with the following:
- the ftsH gene encoding ATP-dependent zinc metalloprotease FtsH, translating to MDPKQRQFSIWYVFIAIWLMLLIQTFVTPLIGPKELPYTEFKKAVAEDKILEVAISQTLIHGRAKEGALGDGGDLFKTIRVEDPRLLEDLEQRHVTVTGVIESTFWRDVLSWVIPALVFVGLWWLILRRMGQGQGTFMTVGQSKAKIYMEREVKVSFADVAGVDEAKQELQEVIEFLKTPEKFQRLGGKIPKGILLVGPPGTGKTLLAKAVAGEAAVPFFSISGSEFVEMFVGVGAARVRDLFEQAKKRAPCIIFIDELDALGKARGIGPMAHEEREQTLNQLLVEMDGFDPRVGVILMAATNRPEILDPALLRAGRFDRQVLVDRPDKVGRLAILKVHARNIRLKSEQDLEVIAAMTPGFVGADLANILNEAALLAVRRNKDVVELAELQEAVERVIAGLEKKNRVLNKMEKERVAHHEVGHALVALSIPGADSVHKISIIPRGIAALGYTMQLPTEDRFLMTKSELKNKIAVLLGGRAAEELIYQEVSTGAQDDLLKATDIAKSMVKSYGMSDKLGQVSFERDRQPLFLQTGQTSQGDYSEETSREIDCEVREIIDAEFERARAVLRRHEPTLRKAAQVLLSKEVISGDELKAILSESHSGQGAPA from the coding sequence ATGGATCCCAAACAACGGCAATTCTCGATCTGGTACGTCTTCATCGCCATCTGGCTGATGCTGCTGATTCAAACCTTCGTGACCCCGCTCATCGGCCCCAAGGAGCTGCCCTACACCGAGTTCAAGAAGGCGGTGGCGGAGGACAAGATTCTTGAAGTCGCCATCTCCCAGACGCTCATCCATGGCAGGGCCAAAGAGGGAGCGCTCGGCGACGGCGGCGATCTCTTCAAGACCATCCGGGTGGAAGACCCGCGGCTCTTGGAGGATTTGGAGCAGCGCCATGTGACGGTCACGGGCGTGATCGAGAGCACCTTCTGGCGAGACGTGCTCTCTTGGGTCATTCCCGCGCTCGTGTTCGTCGGGCTCTGGTGGCTGATTCTCCGCCGGATGGGACAGGGCCAGGGCACGTTCATGACTGTCGGCCAGAGCAAGGCCAAGATCTACATGGAGCGGGAGGTCAAGGTCAGCTTCGCCGACGTGGCCGGCGTGGACGAAGCCAAACAGGAATTGCAGGAGGTCATCGAGTTCCTGAAAACGCCGGAAAAATTCCAGCGCCTCGGCGGCAAGATCCCTAAAGGCATTCTGCTCGTCGGGCCGCCGGGAACCGGCAAGACGTTGCTCGCGAAGGCCGTGGCGGGCGAGGCAGCCGTGCCGTTCTTTTCCATCAGCGGCTCGGAGTTCGTCGAGATGTTCGTCGGCGTGGGAGCCGCCCGCGTGCGGGATCTGTTCGAGCAGGCCAAGAAACGGGCCCCCTGCATTATTTTCATCGACGAATTGGACGCCCTCGGCAAGGCGCGCGGCATCGGCCCGATGGCGCACGAGGAGCGAGAGCAGACCCTGAATCAACTGCTGGTCGAGATGGACGGCTTCGACCCTCGGGTCGGCGTCATCCTGATGGCCGCCACCAACCGGCCGGAGATTCTGGACCCAGCGCTGCTCCGGGCCGGCCGCTTCGACCGACAAGTGCTGGTGGACCGGCCGGACAAGGTTGGGAGGCTCGCGATCTTGAAGGTGCACGCGCGCAACATCCGTCTCAAGTCGGAGCAGGACCTGGAGGTCATCGCCGCCATGACCCCCGGATTCGTCGGGGCGGACTTGGCCAACATCCTCAACGAGGCGGCCCTGCTGGCCGTGCGCCGCAACAAGGATGTCGTCGAGCTGGCCGAACTGCAGGAGGCGGTCGAGCGGGTCATCGCCGGTCTTGAAAAGAAGAACCGCGTGTTGAACAAGATGGAAAAGGAGCGGGTGGCGCACCATGAGGTCGGCCATGCGCTGGTGGCGCTGTCGATTCCCGGCGCCGACAGCGTCCACAAGATCTCGATCATCCCGCGCGGCATCGCCGCCCTCGGCTATACGATGCAACTGCCGACCGAGGACCGCTTTTTGATGACGAAAAGCGAGCTCAAGAATAAGATCGCCGTGCTCTTGGGAGGCCGCGCCGCCGAAGAACTCATCTATCAGGAAGTCTCCACGGGAGCGCAGGACGATCTGCTGAAGGCCACCGACATCGCGAAGAGCATGGTGAAGTCCTACGGGATGAGCGACAAGCTGGGTCAGGTCAGTTTCGAGAGGGATCGGCAGCCCTTGTTCCTTCAGACCGGCCAAACGTCCCAGGGCGATTACAGCGAAGAAACCTCGCGCGAGATCGATTGCGAGGTGCGGGAAATCATCGACGCCGAATTCGAGCGGGCCCGCGCCGTGCTCCGCCGGCACGAGCCCACGCTGCGGAAGGCCGCGCAGGTGCTGCTGTCCAAAGAAGTCATCTCCGGCGACGAGTTGAAAGCCATTCTCAGCGAATCCCATTCAGGTCAAGGCGCGCCCGCATGA
- the holB gene encoding DNA polymerase III subunit delta': MPFADVIGHERAKGLLRSAILNERVAHAYLFHGPDRIGKRLLALRFMQAMACEASPPSGEPDSCGRCRSCHQFDQGTHPDLSLIRPDPEQASPQIKIEDIRELESRLIYRPLIAPRKFCLIDDADAMNLSAANALLKTLEEPPGYGLLILVSSRPYSMPVTIRSRCQSLRLTPPPFDQSVRHLMSLRGWSEQDATLMTTLTEGRLGEALMTDLASIQERHDGLATLLAPQALRSATTILTAAEALSKEERLSDSLDRLSRWVRDLVLVGIGGRAESLTYASHRPLLETIAKRADSHRLLDLLQEIDSFQRNSNRNLNAQLVLEHLLLCLREAVAPAPSGPAAIPPRTPAKR; this comes from the coding sequence ATGCCGTTTGCTGACGTCATCGGACATGAGCGGGCCAAGGGCTTATTGCGCTCGGCCATTCTTAACGAGCGAGTGGCCCATGCCTATCTGTTCCACGGTCCGGACCGCATCGGAAAGCGGCTGTTGGCGCTGCGATTCATGCAGGCCATGGCTTGTGAGGCCTCCCCGCCGTCCGGTGAACCGGACTCCTGCGGCCGATGTCGATCCTGCCATCAATTCGACCAGGGTACCCATCCGGACCTGTCGCTGATCCGGCCCGATCCTGAGCAAGCCAGCCCGCAAATTAAGATTGAGGACATCCGGGAGTTGGAAAGCCGGCTGATCTATCGCCCGTTGATCGCCCCGCGGAAGTTTTGCCTGATCGACGACGCGGACGCAATGAACCTGTCCGCCGCCAACGCGCTGTTGAAGACGCTGGAAGAGCCGCCCGGCTATGGCCTGCTCATTCTGGTGTCGAGCCGGCCCTACTCGATGCCGGTGACGATCCGCTCCCGTTGCCAGAGCCTTCGGCTGACCCCGCCGCCCTTCGATCAGAGCGTGCGCCATTTGATGAGCCTGCGCGGCTGGTCGGAGCAGGACGCCACCCTCATGACGACCCTCACCGAGGGCCGTTTGGGAGAAGCGCTCATGACCGACCTCGCGTCGATTCAGGAGCGGCACGATGGTCTCGCAACATTGCTTGCCCCCCAAGCCCTGCGCTCCGCCACAACGATCCTGACCGCCGCGGAAGCCCTCTCCAAGGAGGAACGGTTGAGCGACAGCCTGGACCGGCTGTCCAGGTGGGTGCGCGATCTCGTCCTGGTGGGGATCGGCGGCCGCGCCGAATCTCTGACCTATGCCTCCCATCGGCCTCTGCTAGAGACCATCGCCAAACGAGCGGACAGTCATCGGCTCTTGGACCTGCTACAAGAGATCGATTCCTTCCAACGGAACAGCAACCGCAACTTGAATGCGCAACTGGTGCTCGAACACCTCTTGCTCTGTCTCCGGGAGGCCGTTGCCCCTGCGCCGTCCGGCCCTGCTGCGATTCCCCCTCGGACGCCGGCCAAACGATAA
- a CDS encoding DUF502 domain-containing protein, which yields MKPVKAAIKRYFLTGLLVITPIWGTILILKTLFVTVDGILGDVLARLVMPQSYVPGLGIITLVLLILAVGLFTTNVIGRQVVKWWEGLLNRVPVVRGIYSTIKSMMDVLSVSERGRYNRVVLIQFPKNGQYCFAFVTGTTQGEAQSVTAEPLLNVYVPTSPNPTSGYFLLVPEKDVTSVDISVEEAMKLIVSGGLYSPEQPGGRAGTDGAWSKVRQPEIGVPIG from the coding sequence ATGAAACCAGTTAAGGCCGCGATCAAACGCTACTTTTTGACCGGTCTCCTCGTCATTACGCCGATCTGGGGGACGATCCTCATCCTCAAGACCCTGTTCGTCACCGTGGATGGGATTTTGGGCGATGTGCTCGCGCGGTTGGTCATGCCCCAGTCCTATGTCCCGGGCTTGGGGATCATCACGTTGGTGCTGCTCATTCTCGCCGTCGGGCTCTTTACGACCAACGTTATCGGGCGGCAGGTGGTGAAGTGGTGGGAGGGCCTGCTGAACCGCGTGCCCGTCGTGCGCGGGATCTATTCGACGATCAAATCCATGATGGATGTCCTGTCCGTGAGCGAACGGGGGCGATATAACCGGGTGGTGCTGATCCAATTTCCCAAGAACGGCCAGTATTGTTTTGCCTTCGTCACGGGCACGACCCAGGGAGAAGCTCAGTCCGTGACCGCGGAGCCGCTGTTGAACGTCTATGTGCCCACCTCGCCCAATCCGACGTCGGGCTATTTCCTGTTGGTGCCGGAGAAGGATGTGACGTCGGTCGATATCTCGGTGGAGGAGGCGATGAAGTTGATCGTCTCCGGTGGACTCTATTCGCCGGAACAGCCCGGCGGGCGGGCGGGAACCGATGGCGCCTGGTCGAAGGTGCGACAGCCCGAGATCGGAGTGCCCATCGGATGA
- a CDS encoding NAD(P)-dependent alcohol dehydrogenase gives MKIHAMAALSRGADLTPWIMECSPLGPFDCLVKVESCGLCYSDVHMIDNDWRSSRYPLVPGHEVIGAIADCGPQVTRFKPGDRVGIGWQQSACLACRDCLRGNENLCSQSGALIADGYGGFADHLVIDSRFCFSLPRELDMERAGPLLCGGITVYAALRYAGMTSGQNIGVIGLGGLGHLAIQFAARLGNRVTSFTTSGSKEADALSLGAAEVVLMKEGRPTTRPSEPLDLIIVTVPYSFAWDKLLGLLATDGTLTFAATPAENVSINVDRLLSHRRRIMASPTAGRAMIEETLSLAARHRILPVIQPFPLNQVNEAIRQLRANRIRYRAVIRL, from the coding sequence ATGAAGATCCACGCAATGGCCGCATTGAGCCGCGGCGCCGACCTGACCCCTTGGATCATGGAATGCTCGCCATTGGGGCCCTTCGACTGTCTCGTCAAGGTGGAGAGCTGCGGGCTCTGCTACAGCGACGTGCACATGATCGACAACGACTGGCGCAGTTCCCGCTATCCGTTGGTCCCGGGCCATGAAGTGATCGGGGCGATCGCCGACTGCGGCCCACAGGTCACGAGGTTCAAGCCGGGAGACCGGGTGGGCATCGGCTGGCAACAGAGCGCCTGTCTGGCCTGCCGGGATTGTCTCCGCGGGAACGAGAACCTCTGTTCGCAGTCCGGCGCACTGATCGCCGACGGCTACGGGGGGTTCGCCGACCATCTGGTGATCGACAGCCGGTTCTGTTTTTCTCTGCCGAGAGAGTTGGATATGGAACGGGCCGGCCCCTTGCTCTGCGGCGGGATTACGGTCTACGCGGCGCTGCGCTATGCCGGCATGACCTCCGGGCAGAACATCGGCGTGATCGGGCTCGGCGGGCTTGGGCATCTGGCCATTCAATTCGCCGCCAGGTTGGGCAATCGCGTCACTTCGTTCACGACCAGCGGGAGCAAGGAGGCCGATGCCTTGTCGCTCGGAGCGGCGGAGGTGGTCCTGATGAAGGAAGGCCGCCCGACGACCAGGCCGTCGGAGCCGCTGGATCTCATCATCGTGACCGTCCCCTATTCGTTCGCCTGGGACAAGCTGCTCGGGCTGTTGGCCACGGACGGGACCCTGACCTTCGCCGCCACCCCTGCCGAGAATGTCTCCATCAACGTCGACCGGCTCCTGTCGCACCGCCGACGGATCATGGCCAGCCCCACGGCCGGCCGGGCCATGATCGAGGAGACGCTTTCTCTGGCGGCGCGCCATCGGATTCTGCCGGTCATCCAGCCCTTTCCCTTGAACCAGGTCAACGAGGCCATCCGGCAACTGCGGGCGAATCGCATCCGCTATCGCGCTGTGATCCGCCTGTAG
- the metG gene encoding methionine--tRNA ligase, with protein sequence MDRPFYITTPIYYVNDVPHIGHAYTTIAADVLARYHRLRGRQVFFLTGVDEHGQKVQQAAAKAGIDPQAYCDKLAPQFERLWQRLNISNDAFIRTTDKQHQEIVQRYLRELFERKLIYSDQYTGWYCTFDERFWTEKDVVDGLCPDCKRPVEQLSERNYFFKMGQYQDRLITHIKQHPDFILPTSRRNEVLGFLESQKLGDLSISRPKSRLSWGIELPFDPDYVTYVWFDALVNYVSALEYLPEEKPAGNHFWPADVHLVGKDILTTHAVYWSTILMALGLDLPKTIFAHGWWTVDGEKMSKSRGNVVDPNVMIERFGTDAFRYFLLREVPFGQDGDFSEAAMVGRINSDLANGLGNLLSRTLTLIERFSEGQVPECRFPDDQFTEDLNLAGHDAHAYSDNHFSSLEFNRVLELIWKIVQACDQYIEKTAPWVLAKDQNKKVQLNRVLYRAADTLRLLCIHIYPFMPQTAEEMARQLGLSISFEDKFKKTPVTELFWNRFPANTKVNKGNPLFPRIEPNKLTGAKPVTDSSTPAAATTQPTTPAATPVAAPVAPAAPAQITIEEFQKIQLKTAKVLTAERVPRSEKLIKLQVDLGAEQRQIVAGIGKKYEPEQLVGRTIVIVANLKPAKLMGIESQGMVLAAGDAEVKGLVGIAEDVDPGTKVK encoded by the coding sequence ATGGACCGCCCGTTTTACATCACGACGCCGATCTATTACGTGAACGATGTGCCGCACATCGGGCACGCCTACACGACCATTGCCGCCGACGTGCTGGCGCGGTATCACCGGTTGCGTGGCAGACAGGTCTTTTTCCTCACCGGCGTCGATGAACATGGGCAAAAGGTCCAGCAGGCTGCCGCCAAGGCCGGGATCGATCCGCAGGCCTACTGCGACAAGCTCGCGCCGCAATTCGAGCGACTCTGGCAGCGCCTCAACATTTCGAACGACGCCTTCATCCGCACAACCGACAAACAGCACCAAGAGATCGTTCAACGATATCTCCGCGAATTGTTCGAGAGGAAATTGATTTACAGCGATCAATACACCGGTTGGTACTGCACCTTCGACGAGCGGTTCTGGACGGAGAAGGACGTGGTGGACGGACTCTGCCCGGACTGCAAGCGGCCCGTTGAACAACTGAGCGAACGCAATTATTTCTTCAAGATGGGCCAGTATCAGGATCGACTCATCACGCACATCAAGCAACATCCTGACTTCATTCTTCCAACATCCCGACGCAATGAAGTGCTCGGTTTCCTCGAATCCCAGAAGCTCGGCGACCTCTCCATCTCGCGCCCCAAGTCACGGCTCTCCTGGGGCATCGAGCTGCCCTTTGACCCCGACTATGTCACCTATGTCTGGTTCGACGCGTTGGTGAATTATGTTTCGGCGCTGGAGTATCTCCCGGAGGAGAAACCGGCCGGCAACCACTTCTGGCCGGCCGATGTACACCTGGTCGGCAAGGACATCCTCACAACCCATGCGGTCTATTGGTCCACGATCCTCATGGCGCTCGGCCTCGACCTGCCCAAGACCATTTTCGCGCACGGTTGGTGGACCGTGGACGGCGAAAAAATGTCGAAGAGCCGCGGCAACGTCGTCGACCCGAATGTCATGATCGAACGGTTCGGCACGGATGCCTTCCGCTATTTCCTGCTTCGCGAGGTGCCATTCGGGCAGGATGGCGATTTCTCTGAAGCGGCCATGGTTGGGCGCATCAATAGCGATTTGGCGAACGGCCTCGGCAATCTCCTAAGCCGTACATTGACTCTTATTGAGCGCTTTTCCGAAGGACAAGTCCCAGAATGCCGTTTCCCAGATGACCAATTCACCGAAGACCTCAACTTAGCAGGCCACGACGCACATGCTTATTCGGATAACCATTTCTCTTCTCTGGAGTTCAACCGCGTTCTCGAACTCATATGGAAAATTGTGCAAGCCTGCGATCAATATATAGAAAAGACTGCTCCTTGGGTTCTCGCTAAGGATCAAAACAAGAAGGTCCAACTCAATCGAGTACTCTACCGAGCAGCTGATACGCTTCGGCTTCTCTGCATTCATATCTATCCTTTCATGCCACAGACAGCGGAGGAAATGGCGCGCCAACTCGGACTCAGTATTAGCTTCGAGGACAAGTTTAAGAAGACTCCGGTCACCGAGCTATTCTGGAATCGTTTCCCTGCCAACACAAAAGTGAACAAAGGCAACCCTCTGTTCCCGCGCATCGAACCGAACAAACTCACAGGAGCCAAGCCCGTGACCGACTCATCGACACCAGCAGCCGCCACGACCCAACCGACGACGCCCGCCGCGACACCGGTTGCAGCGCCCGTGGCTCCCGCAGCGCCGGCCCAGATCACCATCGAGGAATTCCAGAAGATTCAGCTCAAGACCGCCAAGGTGCTCACGGCCGAGCGGGTGCCACGCTCCGAGAAGCTCATCAAGCTCCAGGTGGATCTCGGCGCGGAGCAGCGGCAGATCGTCGCGGGCATCGGCAAGAAGTACGAGCCGGAACAACTGGTCGGCCGCACGATCGTGATCGTCGCCAACCTCAAGCCGGCCAAGCTCATGGGCATCGAGTCACAGGGCATGGTCTTGGCGGCGGGCGATGCGGAGGTGAAGGGACTCGTCGGGATCGCCGAAGACGTGGACCCCGGCACGAAGGTCAAATGA
- a CDS encoding HAD family hydrolase produces the protein MITSVLFDLDGTLIDSWRLYMEAYTRTFEECYGRPFDRSETLELLGRRPRSETWLLRNLLGAEAQLDAFELFLSQYRSLHQSHFDGPYDGILDMLRELRTHRYVLGIVTGKSREAWAITETQAGLVPFDAVVTESDIATPKPDPEGLLKAVSLLGREIGETLYIGDSLLDAEAARAIGMTFWAAVWPKGPEEKASFAASVLAMGAARLLDSPSEIVQALRLGSADAVTNR, from the coding sequence ATGATTACCTCTGTCCTGTTCGATCTCGACGGCACGTTGATCGACTCCTGGCGCCTTTATATGGAGGCCTACACACGGACCTTCGAGGAATGCTACGGCCGACCATTTGACCGGTCAGAAACACTGGAACTGCTCGGTCGCAGACCTCGCTCCGAGACCTGGTTGCTGCGCAACCTCCTGGGTGCGGAAGCCCAGCTCGATGCCTTTGAGTTGTTCCTGTCGCAGTACCGCTCGCTGCACCAATCGCATTTCGATGGTCCCTATGACGGCATCCTGGACATGTTGCGTGAGTTGCGGACACACCGTTATGTCTTGGGGATCGTGACCGGAAAGAGCCGGGAAGCCTGGGCCATTACCGAGACTCAAGCCGGACTTGTGCCGTTTGACGCGGTCGTGACCGAGAGCGACATCGCCACCCCCAAGCCGGACCCGGAAGGTCTGTTGAAGGCCGTGAGTCTGCTCGGACGAGAAATCGGCGAAACCCTTTACATCGGAGATTCCCTGCTCGACGCCGAGGCCGCGCGGGCGATCGGCATGACCTTCTGGGCCGCGGTTTGGCCCAAGGGACCGGAAGAAAAGGCGTCGTTCGCTGCATCGGTCCTGGCGATGGGCGCGGCTCGCCTGTTGGACTCACCGAGCGAGATCGTCCAGGCCTTGCGCCTGGGCTCCGCCGATGCCGTGACCAACCGATGA
- a CDS encoding class I SAM-dependent methyltransferase, whose amino-acid sequence MNSVCFTRRGFLAGLLAAACLLASGALAQEGHQHRQPRDIKDYLEHLERPERDAYQKPAQVVEALGLKPGMAVADLGSGSGYFTRRFVEAVTETGKLYAVDVEPEMLEYAKQSVEHMHVAFNAEFILARPDNPKLPVESVDLIFVCNTFHHLEDRVVYFANLKSALKPGGRIAIVDFYHDERSGDLGFPKRHLVPRETTIEEMTKAGYRLIKEHSFLPKQYFLEFVPTAAP is encoded by the coding sequence ATGAACAGCGTCTGCTTCACGCGTCGCGGTTTTCTTGCAGGGTTGTTGGCTGCCGCCTGTCTTCTGGCGTCCGGCGCGCTGGCCCAAGAGGGACATCAGCATCGCCAGCCGCGCGACATCAAGGACTACCTCGAACACCTGGAGCGGCCCGAACGCGACGCCTATCAGAAGCCTGCGCAGGTGGTTGAGGCGCTGGGACTCAAGCCCGGCATGGCGGTCGCGGATCTTGGGTCCGGCTCCGGCTACTTCACCAGACGGTTCGTCGAAGCGGTCACGGAAACCGGAAAACTCTATGCGGTGGATGTCGAGCCGGAGATGCTGGAGTACGCCAAACAGAGCGTCGAGCACATGCACGTCGCGTTCAACGCGGAGTTCATTCTGGCCAGGCCGGACAACCCCAAACTGCCGGTCGAATCCGTGGATCTGATCTTCGTCTGCAACACCTTTCACCACCTGGAGGACCGAGTTGTCTATTTCGCCAACCTGAAATCGGCGCTGAAACCGGGAGGCCGCATCGCGATCGTGGATTTTTACCACGACGAACGTTCAGGCGACCTGGGTTTCCCCAAACGGCATCTGGTCCCCCGCGAGACGACGATCGAGGAGATGACCAAGGCCGGCTACCGACTGATCAAGGAACACTCGTTCCTGCCCAAGCAGTACTTCTTGGAATTCGTGCCGACCGCCGCTCCTTGA
- the glmU gene encoding bifunctional UDP-N-acetylglucosamine diphosphorylase/glucosamine-1-phosphate N-acetyltransferase GlmU: MRDRPTGPGGVGVIIMAAGLGKRMQSKVVKVLHPVAGRPMVLYALDLGRRFGDQGVAVVIGHQGDQVRALLETQAKGSLGQPRLHIVAQEKQLGTGDAVRQARPVFVSDRANTPSTFLILNGDTPLLTEETVEELLRVHRQDGATVTLLTAVLDDPTGYGRVVRALFERGATHLRNQAVLRIVEDRDATPEEAALREINVGTYVVDGSFLFDALDQLRPQNAQGEYYLTDIVGLAVAQGRPVAAVPLQQAVEGLGVNTRAQLAEAERTIRERIRDKWLAAGVTMKDPATTWIDTDVKLGRDTVLYPHVTLEGGTTVGEDTVIHSGTRITDCTIGSGVEILDHCVLRESQVEDGAHLGPFAHLRPGTVVGRQAKVGNFVEMKKAELGEGSKANHLSYLGDAVIGKGVNIGAGTITCNYDGVKKYRTVIEDGVFVGSDTQLVAPVKIGRGALIAAGTTVTQDVPPNALAIGRASQVNRPEWAVKRRMLAEGKAVNGAGPSLSGSGSTPHRAKSHASKSQASKSVKRR, encoded by the coding sequence ATGCGGGACCGGCCGACGGGCCCAGGCGGCGTCGGGGTCATCATCATGGCGGCCGGCTTGGGGAAACGCATGCAGTCGAAGGTCGTCAAGGTGCTCCATCCCGTTGCCGGGCGGCCGATGGTCTTGTACGCCTTGGATCTCGGGCGGCGGTTCGGAGACCAGGGCGTGGCCGTGGTGATCGGGCATCAGGGCGATCAGGTGCGGGCCCTGTTGGAGACGCAAGCGAAGGGAAGCCTGGGCCAACCGCGGCTGCACATTGTGGCGCAGGAAAAGCAACTGGGCACGGGGGACGCCGTCCGGCAGGCGCGTCCGGTCTTCGTCTCCGATCGAGCGAATACACCTTCGACCTTCTTGATTTTGAATGGCGACACGCCGCTCTTGACGGAGGAGACGGTCGAGGAACTGCTCCGCGTGCACCGCCAGGACGGGGCGACCGTGACCCTTTTGACCGCCGTACTTGATGATCCGACTGGATATGGGCGGGTGGTCCGGGCCTTGTTCGAGCGAGGCGCCACGCATTTGCGGAACCAGGCGGTGTTGCGCATTGTCGAGGATCGGGATGCGACGCCGGAGGAAGCCGCGTTGCGGGAGATCAACGTCGGGACCTATGTCGTCGACGGCTCGTTTCTGTTCGACGCGCTGGATCAGCTTCGCCCGCAGAATGCGCAAGGCGAATATTACCTGACCGACATCGTCGGCTTGGCGGTCGCGCAGGGCCGTCCCGTGGCCGCGGTGCCACTGCAACAGGCTGTCGAAGGACTCGGCGTCAACACGCGGGCGCAATTGGCTGAGGCTGAACGGACGATTCGTGAGCGGATTCGAGACAAGTGGCTGGCTGCGGGCGTGACGATGAAGGATCCCGCCACGACCTGGATCGACACCGATGTGAAGCTGGGGCGCGACACCGTGCTCTATCCGCACGTGACACTGGAGGGCGGCACCACCGTCGGCGAGGACACGGTCATTCACTCGGGAACCCGCATCACAGATTGCACGATCGGCAGTGGAGTGGAGATTCTGGATCACTGTGTGCTGCGCGAGTCCCAGGTCGAGGACGGGGCCCACCTCGGACCGTTCGCACATTTGCGGCCCGGCACGGTGGTGGGCCGGCAGGCCAAAGTCGGGAACTTTGTTGAAATGAAGAAGGCTGAATTGGGAGAGGGATCGAAGGCCAACCACCTCAGCTACCTCGGCGATGCGGTGATCGGAAAAGGCGTCAATATCGGCGCGGGCACCATCACCTGCAATTACGATGGGGTCAAGAAATACCGGACCGTCATCGAAGACGGTGTGTTTGTGGGCAGCGATACGCAACTGGTCGCGCCCGTGAAAATCGGTCGCGGCGCCTTGATCGCCGCCGGCACGACAGTGACACAGGATGTGCCGCCGAATGCGCTGGCCATCGGGCGGGCCTCCCAGGTCAACCGCCCTGAATGGGCCGTCAAGCGTCGCATGCTCGCGGAGGGCAAGGCAGTGAACGGCGCAGGGCCATCCCTCTCCGGATCCGGTTCAACGCCTCATCGCGCGAAGTCTCATGCCTCAAAGTCCCAAGCCTCGAAATCCGTCAAGAGGAGGTAG
- the tmk gene encoding dTMP kinase gives MAKSRRTSSSGSGLRPRRRSGLFISMEGIEGSGKTTQSVRLAEWLTKQGYEVVRTREPGGTPLAEALRRSLLNATDEPVTPWTEVLLVLAARAQHVAQVIRPALERGAIVLCDRYLDSTLAYQAYGRGLPASVLLRWHRQVTDNLMPDLTLLFDVPVAVGLRRRREEGTKTNRLDEETKLFHNRVRGGFRDLARKYRSRIQVIPSGKTPEKIHADVRDLVTEVLARRPLDRKNRLMKRPTASTNTPHIGKLHAVC, from the coding sequence GTGGCTAAATCCAGGCGCACATCATCGTCCGGTTCCGGCCTCAGGCCTCGTCGCCGAAGCGGCCTCTTCATCTCCATGGAGGGGATCGAAGGAAGCGGCAAGACGACCCAGTCCGTCAGGCTGGCTGAATGGCTCACCAAGCAAGGCTATGAGGTCGTCCGGACCCGTGAGCCGGGCGGGACCCCGCTCGCAGAAGCGTTGCGTCGTTCGTTGTTGAACGCAACAGATGAACCAGTGACCCCTTGGACTGAAGTGCTGCTGGTGTTGGCCGCGCGCGCGCAGCATGTCGCGCAGGTGATCCGTCCAGCGCTCGAACGAGGCGCCATTGTCCTGTGCGATCGGTATCTCGATTCCACCTTGGCCTACCAGGCTTACGGCCGGGGGCTGCCGGCTTCCGTGCTGTTGCGATGGCACCGGCAGGTGACCGACAATCTGATGCCGGATTTGACGTTGCTGTTCGACGTCCCGGTCGCAGTGGGGCTGCGCCGCCGCCGGGAAGAGGGGACGAAGACGAACCGTTTGGACGAAGAAACCAAGCTGTTTCATAATCGCGTCCGAGGAGGCTTTCGTGACCTGGCGCGAAAGTATCGCTCCCGCATCCAGGTGATCCCCTCCGGGAAGACTCCGGAAAAGATCCATGCCGACGTGAGAGACCTGGTGACCGAAGTACTGGCTCGTAGGCCGCTTGATAGGAAGAACAGGCTGATGAAACGGCCAACAGCCTCCACCAACACGCCGCACATCGGGAAGCTCCATGCCGTTTGCTGA